From the genome of Vigna angularis cultivar LongXiaoDou No.4 chromosome 11, ASM1680809v1, whole genome shotgun sequence, one region includes:
- the LOC128194835 gene encoding immune-associated nucleotide-binding protein 9-like — protein MGKASLSNEVKTLVLVGRTGNGKSATGNNILGRKAFKSKISSSGVTSVCELQTTAMKDGPIINVIDTPGLFDGTKSVGKEIVKCIDLAKDGIHAIILVFSIRTRFSEEEQATFLTLQALFGHKIVDYMIVVFTGRDELEDNEETLDDYLGSNCPPSLEDILTLCGNRKVLFNNRTKDENKRLEQVQQLLNLVDAVMSHNAGQPFTNELFKRLKEKATETEKAETLGIKMQLQKRYDDELKRMTDLIESKLNEEITKLRKMLEEETIARLKAEENYRAIQTSSDKEIQKLKTDLEEANKRKTGGGGGGRCPIL, from the exons atgggAAAAGCTTCCTTGTCTAATGAGGTGAAGACATTAGTTTTAGTTGGACGTACTGGTAATGGAAAAAGTGCAACAGGAAACAATATTCTTGGAAGAAAAGccttcaagtcaaagataagtTCATCTGGTGTAACAAGTGTTTGTGAATTGCAGACAACTGCAATGAAAGACGGAccaattattaatgttattgaCACCCCAG GGTTATTTGATGGAACTAAATCTGTTGGAAAAGAAATAGTCAAATGTATTGATTTGGCCAAAGATGGGATTCATGCCATCATTTTGGTGTTTTCTATTAGAACTCGTTTTTCTGAAGAAGAACAAGCTACTTTTCTTACCTTACAAGCTTTATTTGGACACAAAATTGTTGATTACATGATTGTGGTATTCACGGGAAGAGATGAACTAGAAGACAATGAAGAGACACTTGATGACTATTTAGGTTCTAATTGTCCACCATCTCTCGAG GATATACTCACTTTATGTGGCAATCGAAAAGTACTTTTCAATAATAGGACTAAGGACGAAAACAAGCGATTGGAACAAGTTCAACAACTTCTTAATCTGGTAGATGCAGTTATGTCACATAATGCTGGACAACCTTTTACAAATGAGTTATTCAAAAGATTGAAG GAGAAAGCAACTGAAACTGAAAAGGCGGAAACATTGGGAATTAAAATGCAACTTCAAAAAAGATATGATGATGAGCTTAAACGAATGACCGATTTG aTTGAATCAAAGTTGAATGAAGAAATTACAAAGCTTAGAAAAATGTTAGAAGAAGAGACGATTGCTAGACTTAAAGCTGAGGAAAATTACAGAGCAATCCAAACTTCATCTGATAAAGaaattcaaaaactgaaaaCGGATCTTGAAGAggcaaataaaagaaaaacaggtggaggtggaggtggaAGATGTCCCATTTTATAA